Genomic window (Prosthecochloris aestuarii DSM 271):
CGCAAGTTGCTCCGTGTTGCCCAGTATTCTGTAGTAATCTTTTTCTGTTGTCACGATAGCCAGGTTATGCGACCTGGCTTTTTTTATGATGTTTCGGAGCTCCTGCAGGGGAAATTCTTCATGGTCGTCAAAAAAGGTGTGCATGCTGACCGTAATACCGCATTCGATGAGCGATTGGAGAAAACTGTCGGGGTTGGCGATACCGGCCACGGCGAAAAAGCCGGTTCTTGATCTGTCGCATGGTGCTGATGACGTTTTGTCGACAGGAGCAATGGCAACGAGCTTTCCGGTTTTGATTCTTGATTTGATGACAGGAATCCCTTTTTTTCGAAGCGGTGCTGCAAGCGTTTCGCCGGTTTCATTGGGTCGGAGTTTCGTGATGACGGCAAGATCGGCACGGCCGATATTCTTTGTCGGTTCCCTCAGGCGTCCCTTCGGAAGCATGCGGTCATTCCAGAAGGGGACAGAGGCGTTGATGAGCACAATGTTCAGGTCCCTCTGAATCTGGCGGTGCTGAAAAGCGTCGTCAAGAATGATAACGTCAGGCGTTTTCTCCTGAAAGTGTTTCACGATAAATTCCACGCCTTGACGCCGTTGTTCAGCGACCACGACAACGGCGGCTCTGTTTTTCCATGCAAGCATGACCGTTTCATCGCCGGCCTCTCTGCTGTTGAGCAGGACCCTCTTGCCATCGGAGACAAGCTGTACCCCTTTTGTGCTCCTTTTATACCCCCTTGAGATGACAGCAGGCAGGATCCCTTTTTTGAGGTAGTAGTTGACGATAAGGTCGGTCATGGGGGTTTTACCGGTTCCCCCTGCCGTGATATTGCCTATTGATACGACAGGGATGGGGGAAGCGCTGCTTCGGAAGATGCTGGTATCGAACAGGAGATTGCGCAGCGCAATGATCCCTCTGTAGACAAGAGCGGGAAAGAAGAGCAGACTGCTCGGGCTCTTATGCACCTGCGAATTTTTCTGAAAGTTTCTGTTCAAAATCTCGCAACTCCTGTTCATTGGTGAAGAGGGGAATAGTGATGCTGTGCAGCGTAATGGAGACTCTGCTGAAAGGAGCGGGGATTTCAAATCCGTCCCAGCTTCTGAGTTTCCAGGAACGGCTGCAGCGGATATCGGCAAACAGCAACGGAATGCGGTTTTGCGACGCAAGGCGCAGTGTGCCGTACTTGAAACGGTGTTTCGGTCCGCGAGGCCCGTCGGGTGTGATGGCGACAATGCCATGATTGGTGATGGTGTCGAGCATCTGTTTTTTGACAGCCTGGCTGCCTCGTGAACTCGATCCGCGTATCAGCTGGAAGCCAAGTTTCGAGAGCGTTCCGGCAAGGATTTCACCATCGCGTGAGAGGCTTACAACTGCCGTTATTTTTTTTTGCGGGAAGAGGCGCTGGATGAGCAGCCAGCCGTTGGCCATGCTTCCGTGCCAGAAGCAGGCGATGAGGCCTCCGGTTTCTGCGGCCTCTTCAGAAATTCGGCCGTGAAGCGTCATGTTGAGCGTGGCAACGAGCGTTTTCAGCAATGCGGGCAGCAGCATATTGGAAACTGCGTTTTTCACTCTTCCCGTGGCATCTGTATCGTCTTGCTGTGTCATGGTGAGAAAATAGGTAATAATGCGTAAAAATAGTATTGTTGCGCTCTGTCTGTCATCCCTTTTGATTGATGCATGGGCCTTAGAGTCAAATCATTCAGGGGAATTTGCGGATAATTTTTTTTATTTGTTTTTTATGATCCCTGATCGTTCTACGGACTGCTTGCCGCAAAGCCTGACGCGCAGGATACGCAATCTTTATAGTCTTATATCGTTAATCAGCAGGAGCTGAAGCATGAGGTTCCTGTTCAATCATCAGCCATGAAGGTTCTCGTCATTGGAAGCGGCGCCCGGGAGCATGCGCTCGTCAGGTCCATCTCGAACAGTCAACGTGTCGGAAAAGTTTTTGCGGCGCCCGGTAACGGAGGTACGGCAATCATGGGCGGAAAGGTGCAGAATGTTGCGCTCAAAGCGACCGATATCGAAGCGCTTCTGGCATTTGTCACGTCTGAGGATATCGATCTGACCGTTGTCGGTCCGGAACAGCCTCTTGAAATGGGTATTGTCGATCGTTTCCGCAGTGAAGGCCTAAGCATCATAGGACCCGACCGGTACGCGGCACAACTCGAAACGAGTAAGGTGTTTTCGAAAGATTTTATGTTGCGTTACAGCATTCCTACGGCTGATTATCAGGTCTTTACCGGTTCCGATGGAGCAGGTGCCTATCTGCACGCTCTGAAAGACGAGGATTTTCCAAGGGTTATCAAGGCCAGCGGCCTTTGTGCGGGAAAAGGTGTGGTTGTCGCAGCCAATAAGGAAGAGGCCTTACAGGCTGTCAGATCAATGTTTGACGACCGGATTTTCGGTGATGCGGCAAACGAGGTCGTTATAGAGTCCTTTCTGAAAGGGGAGGAGGCAAGTGTTTTTGTGCTTACCGACGGCACCGGCTACCGGTTGTTCCGTCCTGCGCAGGACCACAAGCGGATCGGAGAGGGCGATAGCGGCAAGAATACGGGAGGCATGGGTGCCTACGCTCCGGCGCCGGTTGTCACCGATGAGGTGATGCGAAAGGTGGAGGAGAGGATTGTTGTTCCTGCTCTCGAAGGGATGCGCAAGGACGATCATCCCTATACCGGCTTTCTCTACGTCGGACTGATGATTGACAACGGCGAACCGTCGGTTGTTGAGTTCAATGTCAGGCTTGGCGATCCGGAGGCTCAGGTCGTCCTGCCTCTGCTGCAGGACGATCTTGTCGATGCATTGACAGCAAGCCTTGCAGGGACGCTCGACAGCGTGCCGTTCACCATGCTGGAGCAGGTTGCTTCGACGGTTGTGCTTGCTTCTGGAGGGTATCCCGATGCGTATGCTGTCGGCAAGGAGATCAGCATTGATTTGTCTGACGGAGTTCCTGAAGAGGTATTTCTTTTTCATGCAGGCACGACGATGGAATGCGACAAGCTGAAAACATCAGGCGGCAGGGTGATATCGGTTACTGCTCTCGGTTCTGATCTGAAAGAGAGTCTGGAGCGAGCCTATGATGCGGTAGGTCGTATCTCCTTCGATGGAATGTATTTCCGCCGCGATATCGGCGCCAAGGCCCTTTGATTTTTCTTGTTGCTAATCTTGTTTCATGCGTTTAACTCGACGACAGTTTGAAATTATTCAGGAGCACGCCATCAGGGAATTTCCCTATGAGTGCTGCGGCCTGCTTGCCGGTGTCAGAGAGAGGGGCCACCGGGGTGAGTACGAGAATATTATTTATGAGATAGCCCCATGCGTCAACGCTCTCTATGTTGGCAGAGAGCATAGTTTCGAGATATCCTATTCAGAATATATCGATGTAGAGCGCGAGGCACGCACTCTCGGGTATGAGATTGTCGGGTCATACCACTCCCATATCAACTCTGCGGCAGTGCCTTCCAATAACGATATTGATTTTGCGACCCCGGGCCAGTCAATGATGATTATTGCTCTTCAGCAGAGAGTGCCTTCGGCTGTCACATCATGGCTTCTTCGTGATTCGGGCGGATTTCATCAGGAACCGATCAGGGTTATCGAGTCGTGATTTCAGGTCGGATGCAGACAGAATCCCGGCAAATATTTTGTACATTACCATCGTTTATCGTTTTACAAGCTTAAACCCGGAAAAAAGTGCCAAAGCGGGAAGATATCAAGTCGATTTTAGTGATAGGTGCCGGTCCGATCGTTATCGGACAGGCATGTGAATTTGATTACTCAGGAACCCAGGCCTGTCGTGCTCTGAAAGAGGATGGTTACAGGGTCATTCTGGTCAACAGCAATCCTGCGACCATCATGACCGATGTGGAGTTTGCACACAGTACCTATATCGAGCCGATTACTCCTGAGTACGTGCAGAAGATTATTGAAAAGGAGAAACCCGACGCCCTGCTGCCGACGATGGGTGGCCAGACCGCCCTGAACACCGCGGTTGCTCTTGCCGAGCGGGGGATTCTGGAACGCAACGGTGTAGAGCTTATCGGCGCGAAACTGAGGGCGATCAGAAAGGCTGAGAACCGTGAACTCTTCAGCGATGCCATGAAAAAGCTTGGTCTTGAAATGGCCAAAGGCTTTTTTGTTCGCAACGAGAAAGAGGCTAAGGAGGCGCTTGAGTCGATAGGCCTTCCGATCGTTATTCGTCCTTCGTTTACCCTTGGGGGAACAGGTGGCGGTTTTGCCGAAACGAAAGCGGATTACTATGATGCCGTGCGTCGCGGTATTGCCGAGAGCCCGATCGGGGAGGTTCTTGTCGAAGAGTGCCTCATCGGATGGAAAGAGTTTGAACTTGAGGTGATTCGCGATCTGGCCGATAACGTGATTATCGTCTGCTCGATCGAAAACGTTGATCCTATGGGGGTCCATACCGGTGACAGTATCACGGTTGCGCCAGCCCAGACCCTATCGGATCGTCAGTACCAGGCCTTGCGAGATGCTTCTGTCAAGATTATCCGTGAAATCGGTGTGGAGACCGGCGGCAGCAATATTCAGTTTGCCATCAATCCTGACAATGGGCGTATTGTGGTGATCGAGATGAATCCCAGGGTGTCGAGAAGTTCCGCCCTTGCTTCGAAGGCGACAGGGTTTCCGATTGCCAAGGTTGCCGCAAAACTCGCTGTGGGATACACTCTCGATGAGATTCAGAATGATATTACCAAATCAACACCGGCAAGTTTCGAACCGGTGATTGATTACTGCGTCGTCAAGGTTCCCCGCTGGGATTTCGAGAAGTTCAAGAATGTCGACGCCCGTCTTGGCGTGCAGATGAAGTCGGTCGGCGAAGTTATGGCTTTCGGTCGCAACTTCCGCGAAGCGTTGCAGAAGTCGCTCAGAGGACTTGAGATCGGTCGTGCGGGTCTGGGGTGTGACGGAAAGGACATTATGAATGTTCTTGGTATGACCCCGCAGCAGAAGAAATTCGCCAAAGATGATGTCCTGGAGAAAATCAGGATCCCTAAAGCCGATAGAATGTTTTATCTTCGTTATGCATTTCAGGCTGGAGCTACAGTCGAAGAGGTGCACGAGTCGACAAAGATTGATCCCTGGTTCCTCGATAATATCCGCCAGATTGTCGATTGCGAAGCTGAACTTCGTCTTCTTGCCGAAACGCAAGCCTCGTCATGACCACCTATCTTACCAGAATACTGGAATTCAAAGCCGGAGAGGTTCGCGATCTCAAGCAGCGCTCTCCGGAACGTCTTTACCGTGAAAAAGTTGCCGAACTGCCCCCCGTAAGGGATTTCTACGGGGCGTTGAGGCGAGCTCCCGAAAGCCCGATCAATCTTATTGCCGAGGTGAAAAAAGCCTCACCGTCACGCGGTATTCTTGTTGAGGATTTTCACCCGCTGGACATTGCCCGGCGATACGCCGAACTGGGTGCTTCGGCATTTTCAGTGCTGACCGACAGGGAATTTTTTCAGGGTTCGAATGACTATTTGCAACTGGTCGCTTCATCGTGTGATATTCCGGTTTTGCGTAAAGACTTTATCATCGACGAGAGCCAGATTTTCGAGGCGCGTCTTATCGGAGCCGATGCGATTCTTCTTATTGTCGCGGCTCTTGAACCTGCTCAGCTCGGGGAGTACCTTTCACTTGCCCATGAACTTGGTCTCGCTGTTCTTGTCGAGGTCCATGACGAGCACGAACTCGAACACGCGCTCGAACAGGGCTCACGCATGATCGGGGTCAATAATCGTGATCTGAGGGATTTTACATTTTCTCTTGATACATCACTGCGCCTCAGGCCCAAAATGCCTTCCGGTATCATTGCTGTTGCCGAAAGCGGTCTGAAGCGCTCGTCTGACGTGATGATGATGCAGGAGGCATCGTTCGATGCCGTCCTGATCGGGGAGGGATTGCTCGGAGAGGAACTTCAGGGGTTTACCTGGAAGCGGATTTAATCTGTGCGGCAGCTTCTGCCGGGTTTTCAGCCTTGAAAAATGCTGTTCCTGCTATAAGCGCGTCGGCGCCAGCGCTGACGAGTTCCTGCGCGTTATCCACTGTTACACCACCATCGACAGCAATGACCATATCCGGGTTCATGGCGTTGCGCATTTCATGAAGCTTTTTGATCTTCTCAACCGATGACGGTATGAATTTCTGGCCGCCGAAACCGGGATTCACCGACATCAGAAGGACCATGTCCAGCTCACCGATAATGGCTTCAAGTGTCGAGATCGGGGTTCCGGGATTGATCGATACACCGGCTTTCGCTCCGAGGCTCTTGATCAGCTGTACGCTTCTGTGCAGGTGAGGACAGGTTTCCTGGTGAACGGTGACCTGGTGAGAACCCGCTTTGATGAAGTCAGGAATGTAGCGGTCTGGATCGCTGATCATCAAATGCGTATCGATGGTCATAGAGCTGCATTTGGCGATAGCCTGAATGATAAATGGGCCGAAGGTGATGTTCGGGACGAAATGTCCGTCCATGACATCGCAGTGAAGCCAGTCTGCACCGGCCTTTTCGGCAAGCTGTATCGAGTTGCCGAGCTGCGTGAAATCCGCAGAAAGAATCGAGGGGGCAAGAAGTGTCGTCTTTGCTTGCATGAACAATGATGCTTTTAATATTGAGAAATTGCGGTTTGTCCTGTGTAGGTAGATATTAAAACGGCTCCCCAATTCCAAAATTGAAGGTATAGTCTCCAGGAGTCCAGTTCGAGAGCTGCCATGGCTCGGGTTTCTGTGACGGATCGTAGAGTTTGTAGGCAAAGTCAAACCGGAACGGGCCGATTGGAGATCCTATTCGCAGACCGACACCCATATCCCATGCGATATCTTCATAGAGCGAGTTGAATGTGAGGCCGTAGGTGCCCGAGCGATCCCAGATGTTGCCAAGGTCTGTAAAAACGGCAATACCAGATGGCTGACCGAATACCTTGAAGAACTTGATCCTGTATTCCAGATTACCTTCCAGCCTGATATCTGCACCGAGGTTCGCAGCGACCTCGTTATCATTGCTGGCTGGTCCCAGCGTATTGAACAGCCAGCCTCTCATACTGTTTGGCCCTCCGGCGAAGAATCGACGTTCTTCGGGGGTATCGTCCGCTTTTCCATATGGCGCCATCCATCCGGCAAAGACTCTTCCGGCTACTTCGGTGTTTTCTGAGAGTTTTCTGGTGAAACTGTACTGCGTACTGATTTTGAAAAACTGTGAATAGCTCGTGCCGAAAATCTGAGGGTCATCATCGCTGTAACCCGCATAGCTTCCGGTATCGATATATTCATCGATGAGCCAGGCAAGGCTTCCAACTGCCTCAACGGCGGCGTTCCATGTATGGGTCGTTGTTCTGTAGGGGTCCTTTCGGTTCGATGAATAGTACTGTACGCGAAAGGTCTGGTTGATGTTGGTCTCCAGAAGACTGTCGAGAGCATTGTCGACATCCATGGAACTGGTTGGATCAATGCCGATATTGTCTGCAAGATCGGTTTTGAAGAGCTGTTTGAAACCATTCAGTGAGTCTTTCTGTACCCATTCGAGTTCAAAGAAGTCAATATTGAGTCGTGACCTTGGGTTCAATGAGGTATTGTAGCTCGCTCGCAGAAGCCCTGTCTGGTTATCGAGCAGAATCGGAAGACGGGATCGGTTGTATTCAAGCGTTGCCTCGTAGGCGCTGCCGGGTTTTTTCAGTTCCGGCATGACGAGGCTTGCCGATAAGCCGAGTTCATAGGCACGGTATTTTTCATACTGTCCATCTTCGAGATTACTGAGAAGATCATTTGAGGTTCCGAGCTGCATGCCGAAATCCCCTTTTATTTTCAGGTTTTCAGCGTTTTTCAGCAGGTTTCTGTTTTCGTAGCCTAACGATGTTCCCAGAAAAAGGTTGCCGTAACGGTTGTCGGCATAGATACTCGGCTCTATCAGATGTCGGGGTTTTGGTTCCAGATGAATGGAGGTGTAGAGCTTGCCGTTCTGCACTGAATCCCTGCGGATGAAGATTGATGAGAAGATGTTCGTTGATCCAAGGTTCTGAAGGGTTTTCTGCTGCAGCGACTGTTGTGTGAGCTGCCCGGGCCGGTATGCGGTATAGTTGGTGACAAGCTTGTCAGATATCCGGGGGTTTCCATAGACGGTTACATCGACATTGTCGAGAGAAAACGCTCTCATGGCATTGGGATCATCAGGCTTGCGGGGATCATGGAGTACAGCCTTAACCGGTCCGTATTCGAGTTTTTGCGGAAGCCTGAGATCTACTTTCACTCCTGCCAGGACGCCGACCGTGTCGATCTGAATGCTGATGCTGTCTTCGTGCATGAGTGCATAGCCGTACTCCTTGAAAAAATTGATGCTTCGGTCGCGTTCTTCAAGAAGATTATCTACGGAGAAAATGTCCTGGACTTTGAGTTTGCTCTGCTTGAGATAGAGTGAGGTTGCCGCAGTGTCAAGATTGTCAAGCCCCTGGTAGCTGATGGTATCGATACGGGTGGGGGTGTTCTCCTCAATGCTGATAAAGATGTTCTGTTGGGCACCGTTGTCTGAAGCCCGGATCGTTGTGTCGATGATGGCGAAGAAATAGCCTTTATAGGTATAGAGTTTTTTGATCAGGGCGATGTCGCGGCGGAAGTCGTCGGAAACAAATGCTATAGGGGCTTCGCCAAGGGATTCCTGCATCCATTTTTTGACGTTATTTTGCGAGGAGAGCAGGGTTTTGTGTGTGTAGGCGCCACGTGGGTCGTTGAAAAGGTGATCGGCAAAGCGATGGATGCCGACCCAGGGTTTGAATACCCCGAAATAGCGGGTGTTTTCTTTTGTCGACATAACAGAGCGGATCTCTTCGGTCGAAATCGCTCTGTTGCCGGAAATGACAATGTTATTGACAAATCCGTTGTCTGTTGAAGCTGTTGCATCCGGTTTCGTTCTGCTCATGACCGGCTCCGGGAGCATGAGCATCAGAACGACAGATGCCAGGAGAGTGGCAATGAACCGGATACGTTTGTTCAAAAAAAAAACATGCTGGCTTCCTTTAGCTTAAATGTTCTTCGTCACCGTAGCAGAAATCTTCATCTGTAGGATAATCCGGCCAGATCTCTTCAAGGCTTTCATAGAGTTCATCGCTTTCAGGCAGATCATCCAGATTGTCAAGGACAGGCTGGGGTGCTCCGGTGCGATTGGCGAAATCAAGGAGTTCATCTTTGGTCGCCGGCCAGGGAGCATCAGCAATATGGCGTGCTAAATCGAGATTCCAGTACATACACAATCACAGGTTAAATCAGGTTTATGAATGCTTTGATAGTCAGAAGAGCGCCCTGCGGTTACAACCGCCGCCATACATCTTCGTAATCCAATGCGGACGCTTCTCACAGGTGATGGTCATCGATGCGGACGATCATCATCACCTACGGCTGTTCCTGCGGCTGTTTTTTTCTGACCGCAAGCAGTGCCGGATTGAGCGTTGTTTACGAAATAAGCTGCTTCAGGAAAGCATGTGTTTACCCTCTTGTCGAGAGGGAAACGAAATAAGAGAATTTTCGATAATATAAAAAAAGTTTTCGTTCAGCAAGAGCTATCCTTGCGCGGTTAATGGGCATCGAGCCAGTTTTTACCGATACCGGTATCGACTTCGACAGGTACCTGTTTCAGTCCGCAGACCAGAGCGGCTTCTTTCATTGATGCAACCACCATTGTTTCAAGTTTTTCGTGTTCCTCTTCATTGGTTTCGAAGACCAGTTCGTCATGAACCTGAAGGAGCATGGTCGAATGCATCTTGTGCTCCTGCATGGTATTTTCTATGAGGCACATGGCGTATTTGATGATATCCGCCGCAGTTCCCTGGACAGGCGTGTTCATGGCAGCCCGCTCTGCAGCTTTGCGGATATTACCGTTGCGGCTGTTGAGTGCTGCGATATAGCGCCGTCGTCCGAGAAGAGTCGTTACAAAGCCATTTTCAGCGGCTTGTCTGACAAGAGCGTCGAGAGCCTCGAACAGGCCGGGATATTTCGATTTATAGGTGTCAATGATGGCTTTAGCTTCTTTCTGGGAGATGTTGAGCCTCATCGACAAGCCATAGGGCTGAATACCGTAAAGAACGCCAAAGTTTACCTCTTTGGCCTTTCTTCGCATATCGCTGGTGACATCCTCTGTGTCGAAAATCGCTTTGGCTGTTGCCGCATGAATATCTTCCTGGTTGCGGAACGCTTCGATAAGCTTCTTATCGCCTGATAGTTCCGCAGCGATTCGCAGTTCGATCTGGGAGTAGTCCGCCGAGAGCAGAAAATTCCTGTTTGTTGAGGCAATAAAGGCTTTGCGGATCTCTTTGCCCAGTTCGGTACGGATAGGGATGTTCTGCAGGTTCGGGTTTGACGATGAGAGCCTTCCGGTAGCTGTGATATGCTGGTTGAAGGAGGTATGGAGCTTTCCAGTAGCAGGGTTCAGGATTTTCGGCAGTGCTTCTATATAGGTAGAACGGAGCTTCTGCAGACTCCGGTATTCCAGGATATCCTGCGCAATAGGGTGTATCATCGCCAACTCTTCGAGAACCTGAACGTTGGTTGAGTAGCCGGTTTTTGTCGTTTTCTTCGCCGGCAGTCCTAATCTGGTGAAAAGAATTTCTCCAAGCTGTTTGGGCGAGTCGATGTTGAATGTCGAGCCTGCTGTGGCGTAGATTCGCTCTTTGAGGTCTGCTGTCAGCGATGCGACTTTTGTCGCAGTTTTTTCCAGATGCTTTGTGTCAAGCGAAATTCCTCTGTATTCCATGGCGACCAGAACGTTAACCAGCGGAAACTCGATGTTTCTGCAGAGCCATTCGAGCTCCTGGTTGTCTTTCAGCTGTTTTTCGAGCGTGTTTTGGAGACGAAGGGCTATGTCTGCATCCTGACACGCGTAGTTTTTGAGTGCCTCAAGAGGGACCTGGCGGAGTGGGACAGCTTTTTTGCCTGTTCCGCACAGCTCGCTGTATGTCGTTGTCCGGTATTGCAGGTGGCGTTGTGCCAGATCATCGAGATTATGTGTTTCCTCAGGGTTGATGACATAGCTGGCGAGCATGGTGTCGAAACCGGTCGGCGCAAGCTGGATTCCATAATTTTTCAGGACGAGAATATCGTATTTCAGGTTCTGTCCCCATTTTTCTA
Coding sequences:
- the lpxK gene encoding tetraacyldisaccharide 4'-kinase → MHKSPSSLLFFPALVYRGIIALRNLLFDTSIFRSSASPIPVVSIGNITAGGTGKTPMTDLIVNYYLKKGILPAVISRGYKRSTKGVQLVSDGKRVLLNSREAGDETVMLAWKNRAAVVVVAEQRRQGVEFIVKHFQEKTPDVIILDDAFQHRQIQRDLNIVLINASVPFWNDRMLPKGRLREPTKNIGRADLAVITKLRPNETGETLAAPLRKKGIPVIKSRIKTGKLVAIAPVDKTSSAPCDRSRTGFFAVAGIANPDSFLQSLIECGITVSMHTFFDDHEEFPLQELRNIIKKARSHNLAIVTTEKDYYRILGNTEQLALLTQIPSCYLTIEPDIFEGREILESMLDNVLKNRKTIG
- a CDS encoding DUF374 domain-containing protein; this encodes MTQQDDTDATGRVKNAVSNMLLPALLKTLVATLNMTLHGRISEEAAETGGLIACFWHGSMANGWLLIQRLFPQKKITAVVSLSRDGEILAGTLSKLGFQLIRGSSSRGSQAVKKQMLDTITNHGIVAITPDGPRGPKHRFKYGTLRLASQNRIPLLFADIRCSRSWKLRSWDGFEIPAPFSRVSITLHSITIPLFTNEQELRDFEQKLSEKFAGA
- the purD gene encoding phosphoribosylamine--glycine ligase — translated: MKVLVIGSGAREHALVRSISNSQRVGKVFAAPGNGGTAIMGGKVQNVALKATDIEALLAFVTSEDIDLTVVGPEQPLEMGIVDRFRSEGLSIIGPDRYAAQLETSKVFSKDFMLRYSIPTADYQVFTGSDGAGAYLHALKDEDFPRVIKASGLCAGKGVVVAANKEEALQAVRSMFDDRIFGDAANEVVIESFLKGEEASVFVLTDGTGYRLFRPAQDHKRIGEGDSGKNTGGMGAYAPAPVVTDEVMRKVEERIVVPALEGMRKDDHPYTGFLYVGLMIDNGEPSVVEFNVRLGDPEAQVVLPLLQDDLVDALTASLAGTLDSVPFTMLEQVASTVVLASGGYPDAYAVGKEISIDLSDGVPEEVFLFHAGTTMECDKLKTSGGRVISVTALGSDLKESLERAYDAVGRISFDGMYFRRDIGAKAL
- a CDS encoding Mov34/MPN/PAD-1 family protein, which produces MRLTRRQFEIIQEHAIREFPYECCGLLAGVRERGHRGEYENIIYEIAPCVNALYVGREHSFEISYSEYIDVEREARTLGYEIVGSYHSHINSAAVPSNNDIDFATPGQSMMIIALQQRVPSAVTSWLLRDSGGFHQEPIRVIES
- the carB gene encoding carbamoyl-phosphate synthase large subunit, coding for MPKREDIKSILVIGAGPIVIGQACEFDYSGTQACRALKEDGYRVILVNSNPATIMTDVEFAHSTYIEPITPEYVQKIIEKEKPDALLPTMGGQTALNTAVALAERGILERNGVELIGAKLRAIRKAENRELFSDAMKKLGLEMAKGFFVRNEKEAKEALESIGLPIVIRPSFTLGGTGGGFAETKADYYDAVRRGIAESPIGEVLVEECLIGWKEFELEVIRDLADNVIIVCSIENVDPMGVHTGDSITVAPAQTLSDRQYQALRDASVKIIREIGVETGGSNIQFAINPDNGRIVVIEMNPRVSRSSALASKATGFPIAKVAAKLAVGYTLDEIQNDITKSTPASFEPVIDYCVVKVPRWDFEKFKNVDARLGVQMKSVGEVMAFGRNFREALQKSLRGLEIGRAGLGCDGKDIMNVLGMTPQQKKFAKDDVLEKIRIPKADRMFYLRYAFQAGATVEEVHESTKIDPWFLDNIRQIVDCEAELRLLAETQASS
- the trpC gene encoding indole-3-glycerol phosphate synthase TrpC codes for the protein MTTYLTRILEFKAGEVRDLKQRSPERLYREKVAELPPVRDFYGALRRAPESPINLIAEVKKASPSRGILVEDFHPLDIARRYAELGASAFSVLTDREFFQGSNDYLQLVASSCDIPVLRKDFIIDESQIFEARLIGADAILLIVAALEPAQLGEYLSLAHELGLAVLVEVHDEHELEHALEQGSRMIGVNNRDLRDFTFSLDTSLRLRPKMPSGIIAVAESGLKRSSDVMMMQEASFDAVLIGEGLLGEELQGFTWKRI
- the rpe gene encoding ribulose-phosphate 3-epimerase translates to MQAKTTLLAPSILSADFTQLGNSIQLAEKAGADWLHCDVMDGHFVPNITFGPFIIQAIAKCSSMTIDTHLMISDPDRYIPDFIKAGSHQVTVHQETCPHLHRSVQLIKSLGAKAGVSINPGTPISTLEAIIGELDMVLLMSVNPGFGGQKFIPSSVEKIKKLHEMRNAMNPDMVIAVDGGVTVDNAQELVSAGADALIAGTAFFKAENPAEAAAQIKSASR
- a CDS encoding BamA/TamA family outer membrane protein, coding for MLMLPEPVMSRTKPDATASTDNGFVNNIVISGNRAISTEEIRSVMSTKENTRYFGVFKPWVGIHRFADHLFNDPRGAYTHKTLLSSQNNVKKWMQESLGEAPIAFVSDDFRRDIALIKKLYTYKGYFFAIIDTTIRASDNGAQQNIFISIEENTPTRIDTISYQGLDNLDTAATSLYLKQSKLKVQDIFSVDNLLEERDRSINFFKEYGYALMHEDSISIQIDTVGVLAGVKVDLRLPQKLEYGPVKAVLHDPRKPDDPNAMRAFSLDNVDVTVYGNPRISDKLVTNYTAYRPGQLTQQSLQQKTLQNLGSTNIFSSIFIRRDSVQNGKLYTSIHLEPKPRHLIEPSIYADNRYGNLFLGTSLGYENRNLLKNAENLKIKGDFGMQLGTSNDLLSNLEDGQYEKYRAYELGLSASLVMPELKKPGSAYEATLEYNRSRLPILLDNQTGLLRASYNTSLNPRSRLNIDFFELEWVQKDSLNGFKQLFKTDLADNIGIDPTSSMDVDNALDSLLETNINQTFRVQYYSSNRKDPYRTTTHTWNAAVEAVGSLAWLIDEYIDTGSYAGYSDDDPQIFGTSYSQFFKISTQYSFTRKLSENTEVAGRVFAGWMAPYGKADDTPEERRFFAGGPNSMRGWLFNTLGPASNDNEVAANLGADIRLEGNLEYRIKFFKVFGQPSGIAVFTDLGNIWDRSGTYGLTFNSLYEDIAWDMGVGLRIGSPIGPFRFDFAYKLYDPSQKPEPWQLSNWTPGDYTFNFGIGEPF
- a CDS encoding DUF2795 domain-containing protein, coding for MYWNLDLARHIADAPWPATKDELLDFANRTGAPQPVLDNLDDLPESDELYESLEEIWPDYPTDEDFCYGDEEHLS
- the polA gene encoding DNA polymerase I, whose product is MALSSNENQFQLSLDETTQGVAEPSLPDTPRTEKPELFLLDGMALVYRAFFALQRADMKTRDGVPTGAAFGFLTTLLKIYETYAPDYLAVAFDSREKTFRHERYDAYKANRPQPPEDLITQLDFIFRLIEAFNIPILKQPGYEADDLIGTAAREFEPECRINIVSPDKDMTQLIHDGVTLLKPGKRQNELLRFGAAELKEELGIAPDQFIDLLTLTGDSSDNIPGAKGIGPKTASKLLLSYGSLDEISKNLEKLPPRTRKSLEEFLPERELIRDLVTIKTDIDLQTPLASLQCGQPDPEKLFPLLERLELRAIASKIPDLFPAITPPKEIAPDNAPKVKREAHRAPTITEPPEDAVYTLIDTEEELTTLTETLAGLSSFALDTETTSLNTFEAELVGISISVKPQEAVFIYCSPEGLKPEKALSILKPVLENPAIEKWGQNLKYDILVLKNYGIQLAPTGFDTMLASYVINPEETHNLDDLAQRHLQYRTTTYSELCGTGKKAVPLRQVPLEALKNYACQDADIALRLQNTLEKQLKDNQELEWLCRNIEFPLVNVLVAMEYRGISLDTKHLEKTATKVASLTADLKERIYATAGSTFNIDSPKQLGEILFTRLGLPAKKTTKTGYSTNVQVLEELAMIHPIAQDILEYRSLQKLRSTYIEALPKILNPATGKLHTSFNQHITATGRLSSSNPNLQNIPIRTELGKEIRKAFIASTNRNFLLSADYSQIELRIAAELSGDKKLIEAFRNQEDIHAATAKAIFDTEDVTSDMRRKAKEVNFGVLYGIQPYGLSMRLNISQKEAKAIIDTYKSKYPGLFEALDALVRQAAENGFVTTLLGRRRYIAALNSRNGNIRKAAERAAMNTPVQGTAADIIKYAMCLIENTMQEHKMHSTMLLQVHDELVFETNEEEHEKLETMVVASMKEAALVCGLKQVPVEVDTGIGKNWLDAH